Proteins from a single region of Bdellovibrio bacteriovorus HD100:
- the pilQ gene encoding type IV pilus secretin PilQ: protein MNGFIRLVILSAMIASLTSCASRPVEDDLSLDGMDSSADVTSADESAPAADSASDDFAEFDEIDNQQPAQAESQAAPADDQDLAIEEEVNEAGGQEQVADAPAPAPEETSPTEDPFADSSVADVPAQTPEPTVTETTPDPFADQPPVSEPAPAPVTETIAAVPSGAPANITDLKFRANETGGTVIVQGDRPLTYTTRTNPDLRQFIIEVDNANLPDRLKRSLNTKDIKGSVGAIDAYQNPGSATARFVIQMREGLGEPMVQQEGNSLLIVASGSAPAEAMEVTDVSTAMEDNNILPSQNLTEFLAGNTKFYGKKISIETSNMDIRDALNFITEESGVNMVISEDVKGAVSLKLRQVPWDQALVVIMKAKKLGYTRQGNVLRIAPLQDLKAEEDDATKLAQARKNLEPLKVRMFPVSYAKVDELEKKIKDFLGDRGRVVGDVRTNALVVTDIEENLERAARLIASLDTQPAQVSIEGKIVEAKESFTRNIGVNWSATGAPIKLGSTARGPVNMNPSFNVNQSAAGSSGALNFNLNVGTLDIFGTLSAALALNESEEQVKIISAPRIMTLSNEKADINQTTEVPVRQVTQNGTATQETFQFKPLTLKLEVTPQVTADGSVIMKVLVNRQFRGADVSSAGQGAFAVNSREANTRVLVKNGQTAVIGGIYQSDATDGEVGVPWFRELPFVSYLFKTKNISKEKSELLIFLTPRIMGQIDNNAGNPTTTDF from the coding sequence ATGAACGGATTCATTAGATTAGTAATCCTGAGCGCAATGATTGCCTCTCTGACTTCCTGTGCAAGCCGTCCGGTTGAAGACGATCTGTCTTTGGATGGCATGGATTCCTCTGCGGATGTGACATCTGCAGACGAAAGCGCTCCAGCGGCTGACTCAGCCTCTGATGATTTCGCAGAATTCGATGAAATCGACAATCAACAACCCGCGCAAGCTGAATCTCAAGCAGCTCCTGCCGATGACCAGGACCTGGCCATCGAAGAGGAAGTGAACGAGGCCGGCGGACAGGAACAAGTGGCCGATGCGCCGGCTCCTGCTCCGGAAGAAACCAGCCCGACGGAAGATCCGTTTGCAGACAGTTCTGTAGCGGATGTTCCTGCTCAAACTCCAGAGCCGACGGTGACCGAAACCACGCCAGATCCATTTGCGGATCAGCCGCCGGTTTCCGAGCCGGCACCGGCTCCGGTGACTGAAACGATTGCCGCTGTTCCATCCGGAGCTCCGGCAAATATTACGGACCTTAAATTCCGCGCCAATGAAACGGGTGGGACTGTGATCGTGCAGGGGGATCGTCCTTTGACGTACACCACCCGCACAAATCCTGATCTGCGCCAGTTCATCATTGAAGTGGACAACGCCAACTTGCCAGACCGTTTGAAACGCTCTTTGAACACCAAAGACATCAAAGGCAGCGTGGGTGCTATTGATGCTTATCAAAATCCGGGTTCTGCAACAGCGCGCTTTGTGATCCAGATGCGCGAAGGTTTGGGCGAGCCGATGGTTCAGCAAGAAGGCAACAGCCTTCTGATCGTGGCCAGCGGATCTGCTCCGGCAGAGGCGATGGAAGTGACAGATGTCAGCACGGCGATGGAAGACAACAACATCCTGCCAAGCCAGAATCTGACAGAGTTCCTTGCCGGCAACACCAAATTCTACGGTAAAAAGATCTCTATCGAGACCAGCAACATGGACATCCGTGACGCTTTGAACTTCATCACGGAAGAGTCCGGCGTGAACATGGTGATCTCTGAAGACGTTAAAGGTGCAGTCAGTCTGAAGCTGCGTCAGGTTCCTTGGGACCAGGCGCTGGTTGTGATCATGAAAGCGAAAAAGCTGGGCTACACCCGTCAGGGCAACGTATTGCGTATCGCTCCACTTCAGGATCTGAAAGCGGAAGAAGATGATGCAACGAAACTGGCACAGGCCAGAAAGAATCTGGAACCTTTGAAGGTTCGCATGTTCCCAGTCAGCTACGCGAAAGTCGACGAGCTTGAAAAGAAGATCAAAGACTTCCTGGGCGACCGTGGCCGTGTGGTCGGTGACGTTCGTACAAATGCTTTGGTGGTGACTGATATCGAAGAAAACCTGGAAAGAGCAGCTCGTCTGATCGCCAGCCTAGATACACAGCCTGCGCAAGTGTCCATCGAGGGTAAAATCGTCGAGGCGAAAGAAAGCTTCACCCGCAATATCGGTGTAAACTGGAGTGCGACGGGTGCGCCAATCAAGCTGGGTTCCACGGCTCGTGGTCCGGTGAACATGAATCCGTCCTTCAACGTGAATCAGAGCGCGGCGGGTTCTTCCGGTGCTTTGAACTTCAACCTGAATGTGGGGACTTTGGATATCTTTGGTACTTTGTCAGCGGCCCTAGCCCTGAACGAAAGCGAAGAGCAGGTTAAGATCATCTCCGCTCCGCGTATCATGACTCTGTCCAATGAAAAAGCTGACATCAATCAGACGACGGAAGTTCCGGTTCGTCAGGTGACTCAGAACGGGACAGCCACTCAGGAAACGTTCCAGTTCAAGCCATTGACACTGAAACTTGAGGTGACTCCGCAGGTAACGGCGGATGGATCTGTTATCATGAAAGTACTGGTTAACAGACAATTCCGTGGTGCTGACGTGTCCAGTGCCGGTCAGGGCGCCTTTGCGGTGAACAGCCGTGAAGCCAACACCCGTGTTCTGGTGAAAAACGGTCAGACTGCGGTTATTGGTGGTATCTATCAAAGTGATGCCACAGACGGTGAAGTGGGTGTTCCTTGGTTCCGCGAATTGCCATTCGTAAGTTATCTGTTTAAGACCAAGAACATCTCCAAGGAAAAGTCTGAGTTGTTGATCTTCCTGACCCCAAGAATTATGGGTCAGATCGACAACAACGCAGGCAATCCGACAACCACTGACTTCTAA
- a CDS encoding replication-associated recombination protein A, whose protein sequence is MDLFSASQASHGTSPLSEILRPKTLDDIFGQQKTLGPQSKLGQMLRKGYLPSLIIWGPPGTGKTTFALALSQHFNAHYVHLNAVDSGAKALREVGEAGKDRRLQYQQKTILFVDEIHRFNKAQQDVLLPFVEKGDLVLVGATTENPSYELNRALLSRCRVVIFERLSEDDLNKIVKRAETHYAKPLDKILTEDAHKNLLEYSDGDARRLINSLEILYTFTKDEVEGPLLDVNDMRELLQQNPLGYDKNSEMHYDTISAFIKSIRGSDPDAAMYYLARMLDGGEDPVFIARRLIILASEDIGNADPRAISVAIAGLQAVEAIGLPEGAITLSQVTTYLASCPKSNASYMALHKARELVEKTRTLPVPLHLRSAKTALAKDLGYGRDYKYPHNYPTGWVEQSYLPEEVEKTAIYEPTTRGFEKNIRDYLSWMKLKKDKE, encoded by the coding sequence ATGGATCTTTTCTCTGCCTCTCAAGCCTCCCATGGAACTTCACCGCTGTCAGAAATCCTGCGTCCCAAGACGCTGGATGATATCTTTGGACAGCAAAAGACCCTGGGGCCTCAGTCCAAACTAGGGCAGATGCTTCGCAAGGGTTATTTGCCCAGTCTGATTATTTGGGGTCCTCCGGGCACCGGGAAGACGACCTTCGCTCTGGCCTTGTCCCAGCATTTCAATGCGCACTATGTGCATCTGAACGCCGTGGACTCTGGCGCCAAGGCACTTCGAGAAGTGGGTGAAGCGGGCAAAGACCGTCGCCTTCAGTACCAGCAAAAGACCATTCTCTTCGTGGATGAAATTCATCGCTTTAATAAAGCCCAGCAGGACGTACTTTTGCCTTTCGTGGAAAAAGGCGATCTGGTGCTGGTGGGTGCGACCACGGAAAATCCCAGCTATGAACTGAACCGCGCCCTGCTCAGCCGCTGTCGTGTGGTGATTTTTGAGCGTCTGTCTGAAGACGATCTGAACAAGATCGTAAAACGTGCCGAAACCCACTACGCAAAACCCTTGGATAAAATCCTGACCGAGGATGCACACAAGAATCTGCTGGAATACTCCGACGGCGATGCCCGTCGTCTGATCAACAGTCTTGAGATTCTGTACACCTTCACCAAAGACGAAGTGGAAGGCCCGCTGCTGGATGTGAACGACATGCGCGAACTGCTGCAGCAGAATCCTTTGGGTTATGACAAGAACTCAGAAATGCACTATGACACCATTTCGGCGTTTATTAAGAGCATTCGTGGCAGTGATCCGGATGCAGCGATGTACTATCTGGCAAGAATGCTCGATGGCGGGGAAGACCCGGTCTTTATCGCGCGCCGTTTGATTATTCTGGCGTCTGAAGATATCGGAAACGCCGATCCACGGGCTATTTCCGTGGCTATTGCCGGCCTGCAGGCGGTGGAGGCCATTGGCCTTCCCGAAGGAGCCATCACTCTTTCTCAAGTAACAACGTATCTGGCGTCTTGCCCAAAATCCAATGCCTCTTACATGGCTTTGCATAAAGCCCGTGAATTGGTGGAAAAAACCCGCACGCTGCCGGTGCCTCTGCATTTGCGATCCGCAAAGACAGCGCTGGCGAAGGATCTGGGGTACGGCCGCGACTATAAATATCCGCATAACTATCCCACGGGCTGGGTGGAGCAATCCTATCTGCCGGAAGAAGTTGAAAAGACCGCGATCTATGAACCAACCACCAGAGGCTTTGAAAAGAACATCCGCGATTACCTCAGTTGGATGAAGCTGAAAAAGGACAAGGAATAG
- a CDS encoding cupin domain-containing protein, producing the protein MIITRWQAPIIPSKQQVLMILESEGMEPYEQILEPAKKVGDHRKPFAEVRVIISGEMIFNVSGNQFVLRPGDRVEIPGNTRFSYVAQGGEPCVTVCAQRAI; encoded by the coding sequence ATGATCATCACACGTTGGCAAGCTCCGATCATCCCAAGCAAACAGCAAGTTCTTATGATTCTGGAATCAGAGGGCATGGAGCCCTATGAACAAATTCTGGAACCCGCAAAGAAAGTCGGCGATCACCGCAAACCCTTTGCTGAGGTGCGAGTTATCATCAGTGGCGAAATGATTTTCAACGTATCCGGAAATCAATTTGTCCTGCGCCCTGGAGACCGCGTTGAGATTCCAGGAAACACCCGCTTTTCTTACGTGGCTCAAGGCGGAGAGCCTTGTGTGACTGTTTGCGCACAAAGAGCGATCTAA